One Xyrauchen texanus isolate HMW12.3.18 chromosome 34, RBS_HiC_50CHRs, whole genome shotgun sequence genomic window carries:
- the LOC127627427 gene encoding lathosterol oxidase-like yields the protein MDLVLNVADYYFFTPYVYPSSWPEDQPLRQIISLMVVTNLGAVILYLGLGSLSYFFIFDHKLKQHPQFLENQVQREIKYALWSLPWISIPTVALFFAEVRGYSKLYDNVDESPLGLIFSMVSFLFFTDMCIYWIHRFLHHKLIYKYFHKPHHIWKIPSPFASHAFHPVDGFLQGLPYHIYPFFFPLHKVLYLALYVFVNIWTVSIHDGDYRIPSLFENVINGSAHHTDHHLFFDYNYGQYFTLWDRLGSSYRYPSALMGKGPHDHIKKLMTEGKLNSNGVNRHNNNNNCAHVKKE from the exons ATGGACCTTGTGCTGAACGTTGCAGATTATTACTTCTTCACTCCATATGTATACCCCTCATCATGGCCTGAGGACCAGCCTCTGCGACAGATCATCAGCTTGATGGTGGTCACCAACCTGGGCGCTGTGATCCTGTATTTAGGCCTGGGTTCATTAAGCTACTTTTTCATTTTTGACCACAAATTGAAGCAGCACCCTCAATTTCTGGAG AACCAGGTGCAACGAGAAATAAAGTACGCATTGTGGTCTCTGCCCTGGATCAGCATACCCACAGTTGCATTGTTTTTTGCCGAGGTTAGAGGCTACAGCAAACTGTATGACAATGTTGACGAATCACCGCTTG GGCTGATTTTCAGCATGGTGTCCTTCCTTTTTTTTACTGACATGTGCATTTACTGGATTCATAGATTCCTTCATCACAAGTTGATATATAag TATTTTCACAAACCGCACCACATTTGGAAGATACCATCTCCATTTGCCAGCCACGCTTTCCACCCTGTGGACGGATTTCTTCAGGGTCTACCCTACCACATCTACCCCTTTTTCTTCCCTTTACACAAGGTGCTGTATTTAGCCCTGTACGTGTTTGTCAACATATGGACCGTCTCCATTCATGATGGGGACTACCGCATCCCCAGCCTGTTTGAGAATGTCATTAATGGTTCAGCACACCACACAGACCACCACCTCTTCTTTGACTACAACTATGGGCAGTACTTCACCTTGTGGGACCGCCTTGGAAGCTCTTACCGGTACCCTTCTGCGCTGATGGGAAAGGGGCCGCATGACCACATCAAGAAATTAATGACAGAAGGGAAGCTGAACTCAAATGGTGTAAATAggcacaacaataataataattgtgctcATGTCAAGAAAGAGTAG